In one Cryptococcus deuterogattii R265 chromosome 9, complete sequence genomic region, the following are encoded:
- a CDS encoding serine/threonine-protein phosphatase 2B catalytic subunit A1: MASPATQTANVIAAINNRSNLVIPEIDFTQHQLENGEVVSTTERVIKDVQAPAMYVPTDDQFFSKVDKTKPDIAFLKNHFYREGRLTEEQALYILEKGGELLRSEPNLLEVDAPITVCGDIHGQYYDLMKLFEVGGNPADTRYLFLGDYVDRGYFSIECVLYLWSLKMWYPDTLFLLRGNHECRHLTDYFTFKLECKHKYSETVYNACMESFCNLPLAAVMNKQFLCIHGGLSPELHTLDDLRSINRFREPPTQGLMCDILWADPLEDFGSEKTNDNFLHNHVRGCSYFFTYNAACQFLERNNLLSIIRAHEAQDAGYRMYRKTKTTGFPSVMTIFSAPNYLDVYSNKAAVLKYESNVMNIRQFNCTPHPYWLPNFMDVFTWSLPFVGEKITDMLIAILNCCTKEELEEEDEEFPLGALETTDAESAAERRQIIKNKILAVGRMSRVFSLLREESERVSELKSIAGSNALPAGMLASGAEGIKETIQGFEDARKSDIENERLPPDIIDPDEDKPASPSASPIMPATPKETTSEILHDSPIIGTPGTPISSAIISGSPGSPGTPTSPSVGGPPLTAWRPGHGRRTSLGTTKTSPSTRRRSLENTMHLIRDVVGGKDAQGDGQLERLAEVISSPTKGGQDERE, from the exons ATGGCTTCCCCAGCCACTCAGACAGCTAATGTCATTGCGGCCATCAACAACCGCTCAAACCTTGTCATCCCGGAGATAGACTTCACCCAGCACCAGCTTGAGAACGGCGAAGTCGTTAGCACCACTGAGAGGGTCATCAAAGAT GTTCAAGCCCCAGCGATGTACGTTCCGACAGACGACCAATTCTTTTCTAAGGTGGATAAAACCAAGCCCGATATTGCATTCCTAAAGAACCACTTTTATCGAGAAGGGAGATTGACTGAGGAGCAAGCTTTGTATATCCTTGAAAA aggtggagagcTTTTGAGATCAGAACCAAACTTGCTGGAAGTTGACGCGCCCATCACTG TGTGCGGTGATATTCACGGTCAATAT TACGATTTGATGAAGCTCTTCGAGGTTGGCGGAAACCCGGCTGATACCCGTTATCTTTTCCTGGGGGACTACGTTGATCGAGGATACTTTTCCATTGAG TGTGTGCTTTATTTGTGGTCTCTCAAAATGTGGTATCCGGATACTCTTTTCTTATTGAGAGGTAACCACGAGTGCCGACACTTGACCGACTATTTCACCTTTAAACTCGAAT GCAAGCACAAGTACTCAGAGACTGTTTACAATGCTTGCATGGAGAGTTTCTGCAACTTGCCGTTGGCAGCAGTTATGAACAAACAATTTCTGTGCATCCATGGTGGCTTGTCGCCAGAGCTTCACACGCTGGATGATCTGCGATCT ATCAATCGGTTCCGAGAGCCTCCCACTCAAGGTCTCATGTGTGATATCCTTTGGGCTGATCCTTTAGAAGACTTCGGCTCAGAAAAGACCAACGACAACTTCTTGCACAACCACGTCCGAGGTTGCAGTTATTTCTTCACCTATAATGCTGCATGTCAGTTCTTGGAGAGGAATAACCTGCTTTCTATTATTCGAGCTCACGAGGCTCAAGATGCTGG TTATCGAATGTATCGCAAAACCAAGACCACTGGCTTCCCTTCCGTCATGACCATTTTTTCAGCACCCAACTACCTTGACGTGTACTCTAACAAGGCCGCTGTGTTGAAGTACGAGTCAAACGTTATGAA CATCCGACAATTCAATTGCACGCCCCATCCTTACTGGCTGCCTAACTTTATGGACGTGTTCACCTGGAGTTTGCCTTTCGTCGGCGAGAAGA TCACGGACATGCTCATTGCAATTCTCAACTGTTGCACCaaggaagagcttgaagaagaggacgaagagttTCCTCTTGGTGCTCTTGAGACTACCGATGCCGAATCTGCAGCGGAAAGACGACAAATcatcaaaaacaaaattCTTGCTGTTGGTCGCATGTCTCGAGTATTCTCCCTGCTGCGTGAAGAGTCTGAAAGGGTGTCTGAGCTTAAGAGTATCGCTGGCTCAAACGCTTTACCCGCTGGCATGCTTGCCAGTGGTGCTGAAGGTATTAAAGAAACAATCCAGGGCTTTGAGGATGCTAGAAAAAGCGATATCGAGAATGAAAGGCTCCCTCCTGATATCATCGAC CCTGACGAGGACAAGCCTGCATCGCCATCTGCCTCTCCTATCATGCCCGCCACCCCTAAAGAGACCACCAGCGAAATTCTTCACGACTCCCCAATCATTGGTACTCCCGGAACCCCTATCTCCAGCGCTATTATTTCCGGCTCTCCCGGTTCTCCTGGCACTCCCACCAGCCCCTCCGTTGGAGGTCCGCCACTCACTGCTTGGCGACCGGGCCATGGCCGTCGTACATCTTTGGGTACTACCAAGACTAGCCCGAGTACGCGAAGGAGAAGTCTGGAGAACACGATGCATTTGATCCGAGATGTGGTGGGTGGTAAGGATGCTCAGGGTGATGGGCAGCTAGAGAGACTCGCAGAGGTTATTTCGAGTCCGACGAAAGGCGGTCAAGACGAGAGGGAGTAG
- a CDS encoding signal recognition particle subunit SRP19, protein MPTVEDYFDDDTDLPLPSSSRSALPNTGTRGALLEEITSDDEGDMDFSKLAEQGRGIFGENSKAPEPSAPSFSASDKGKLAVRDEDQDVASGGPAINPNMPMGGFMGDMMKLQAAEEERLERLRGKFGNVNIAADPSVYKDWNVVYPLYFDAKVSINSGRRVPRTSAVWWPIATQIVEACKSFGLPSVLEPDRCHPADWGNPGRVKVQLAKDGRFINPIIKNRTQLYKHISDQICQQNPSLVFDPAATASRRPQPFSSASTDKPTKKSKTKTKLPSKAPRPIVKLPTRPPLPPVPVPNLDDRLPFNSPLIPMGVIIAAIKREKAEEKEKKKIGGGEGAGEAKVPKMKKIVVRGKR, encoded by the exons ATGCCGACTGTGGAGGACTATTTCGACGACGACACCGACCTTCCCctgccctcttcctctagATCCGCTCTTCCCAACACAGGCACCCGCGGAGCGCTTCTCGAAGAGATCACAtccgatgatgaaggagacaTGGACTTTAGCAAGCTCGCAGAGCAGGGACGGGGAATATTCGGAGAGAATTCCAAGGCGCCAGAACCTTCAGCTCCAAGCTTTAGTGCGAGCGATAAGGGAAAGCTCGCTGTCAGAGATGAGGACCAAGATGTAGCGAGTGGAGGGCCGGCAATCAATCCTAATATGCCGATGGGAGGATTTATGGGTGATATGATGAAGCTTCAGGccgcagaagaagagagactggagagattgagaggaAAGTTTGGGAATGTGAACATTGCAGCCGACCCCAGTGTTTACAAGGA CTGGAATGTCGTCTATCCGTTATATTTTGATGCCAAGGTCTCAATCAACTCTGGTCGACGCGTTCCCAGAACATCAGCTGTTTGGTGGCCGATAGCGACTCAGATTGTCGAAGCTTGTAAATCCTTTGGCCTTCCTAGTGTCCTCGAA CCCGATAGATGTCATCCCGCAGATTGGGGAAATCCGGGTCGTGTCAAAGTGCAATTGGCAAAAGACGGCCGATTCATCAACCCCATTATCAAGAACCGTACCCAACTTTACAAACATATTTCAGATCAAATCTGTCAACAAAATCCTTCACTTGTTTTTGATCCTGCTGCTACTGCCTCCCGACGTCCGCAGcctttctcctccgcctcgaCCGACAAGCCGACAAAAAAGAGCAAGACCAAGACGAAACTACCTTCAAAAGCTCCTCGACCAATCGTCAAACTTCCTACTCGACCTCCGCTTCCACCTGTACCTGTCCCCAATCTTGACGATCGGCTGCCATTCAACTCACCTCTCATTCCGATGGGAGTCATCATTGCGGCGATCAAGCGAGAAAAGgccgaagaaaaagaaaagaagaaaattgGTGGTGGCGAGGGTGCTGGAGAGGCCAAGGTTCccaagatgaagaagattgtcgTTAGGGGCAAGAGATAA
- a CDS encoding regulatory protein Cys-3, translating to MFPDLPEHLQALNTIPGNSPPSSGMNPEQEEAFWGFLHADELFRNFGSVPSPHDEEKKQQQAAQNQMSAPAAPAPTPTTVATPISSSSKDDKHSTPTLESFLAAYMGNSSTTAQQQTAAQTISNYLMPLPAPYTNPASNAHHQNTIVPSTSVTTQDVVPSASTISAHEDSPIDDKPSGAKKLKQMGANPNDIEEDKRRRNTEASARFRAKKKEREQALERRAKELEAQVASLTAENSSLQNENRLLKAIVLNGSNPGAAALAGVIGAGHDTQGQDALQAALAALGKRKRDE from the exons ATGTTCCCCGACCTTCCTGAACACCTTCAGGCCCTCAATACCATTCCCGGTAACAGCCCCCCTTCGTCAGGTATGAACCccgagcaagaagaagcttttTGGGGTTTCCTCCACGCCGATGAGCTTTTTCGAAACTTTGGCAGCGTCCCATCCCCTcacgatgaagagaaaaagcagCAACAAGCTGCCCAAAACCAGATGtctgctcctgctgcgCCCGCTCCTACCCCAACCACCGTGGCTACaccaatctcatcctccagcaAAGACGACAAGCATTCTACGCCCACACTCGAGTCTTTCCTTGCTGCCTACATGGGCAACTCTTCTACCACTGCCCAACAACAGACCGCTGCCCAAACGATAAGCAACTATCTCATGCCTCTTCCCGCCCCCTACACCAACCCTGCTTCTAATGCGCACCACCAGAACACCATTGTGCCTTCAACATCTGTGACTACCCAGGATGTCGTGCCCAGTGCGAGCACCATCAGTGCTCACGAAGACTCTCCTATCGATGACAAGCCGTCAGGTGCTAAAAAGTTAAAGCAGATGGGCGCAAACCCTAACgacattgaggaaga CAAGCGACGAAGAAACACCGAAGCATCTGCTCGTTTCCgagccaagaagaaggagcgCGAGCAAGCCCTTGAGCGACGGGCTA AGGAACTCGAAGCCCAGGTCGCCTCTCTTACTGCCGAAAACAGCTCTCTCCAAAACGAGAACCGATTACTCAAAGCCATCGTTCTTAATGGATCAAACCCTGGTGCTGCAGCTCTTGCTGGTGTCATCGGTGCCGGCCACGACACACAAGGACAGGATGCTCTTCAGGCTGCTTTGGCCGCTttagggaagaggaagcgggACGAGTAA
- a CDS encoding 50S small subunit ribosomal protein L14e codes for MVQSTFKRFVEVGRVVLVNEGPSAGKLAVIVEIIDHNRALIDGPTTSVSRQAFPYRNLILTPYTIASLPRGVGAGPLKKAIEKAGVLEKWEQSGWAKKLAARQVRKNATDFDRFQIQLAKRARRDVVRKAYVKEKKASA; via the exons ATGGTG CAATCTACCTTCAAGCGTTTTGTCGAGGTTGGCCGAGTTGTCCTCGTTAACGAGGGCCCTTCTGCTGGCAAGCTCGCCGTGATTGTTGAGATCATCGACCACAACAGG GCTCTCATTGACGGCCCCACCACCTCCGTTTCCCGTCAAGCTTTCCCCTACCGAAACCTCATCCTTACTCCTTACACCATTGCCTCTCTTCCCCGAGGTGTCGGTGCCGGTCCCCTCAAGAAGGCTATTGAGAAGGCCGGTGTTTTGGAGAAGTGGGAGCAGAGCGGATGGGCTAAGAAGTTGGCTGCCAGGCAGGTCAGGAAG AACGCCACCGACTTCGACCGATTCCAAATCCAACTCGCCAAGAGGGCTCGAAGGGACGTTGTCCGCAAGGCTTAcgtcaaggagaagaaggcttcTGCTTAA